A stretch of DNA from Salvelinus fontinalis isolate EN_2023a chromosome 17, ASM2944872v1, whole genome shotgun sequence:
CCACCACCATGAACCCCAAAGTCTCCTTTCTCACCctaaacataataaaacagaacTATGATATTCACATACTTGATATACTCTGAAATAGCTACTGTAACATGTGAAAATATCCATTGAGCTTTGAGACAGATGATCGCCTCAAGTTGGGGGTTTCCATACCCCGTCAGTGAGGTTTAAAACTATCACTCTTAACAAAAGTCCCTCttaacaaaaaatgtgttttaaatcCTCACTAACACAACATACACACTATTCATTTTCCAAGGTGAGTGTAGACTGCAGGAGTAGAACAGAGTGCACGAGAGAAGAGACGATCCTTCTCAAACACTCATACACCTCCAACATAGGTTTATAATATAAACCACAGACCACAGTACACGCTGCTCAGTCAAGATTTCAATGATAAAGGAGGTAAGCAGGGAAAGCTGTGGGTTTATAGGTCCTGACACACGGAGGGCTGCTTTTGAAGTGCTTTGCCTTCCTGAACATCTAACAGGCACACGTGCGACAAAGAGCCTATCATTAGCAACATAAGAGGTCTGTATGATCTTATAAAAATACATGTTAAAACTGTAATGGCTGTAAATATTGAGGATGACAAGTGTTGATTATGGCTTTCAAAATGTGCAACCAACACAGTGTGGGAGATGTTATCTAGAAAAGGAGTTAGTATCTACTGTCAAACTTATTGAATGCTCTTCAGTTTTAGCCACGCTAACTACAATTAGTCTATTTAGTGTTCTACATCTTTGCAACAATGCACGTTCAATTACATAAAAGCTCAGAAATTAAAACTGCAACCAAGGCAGGAAATCAAGAAAAACCCTGTTATCAAAATCTCAAATTACATAGCACCCAAAAATGCTATAATGaatactgtatactatatcacAATTACTCATGCGATTCACCAAATTACAAGACATTAGTTACATTTTTAAGACCCTGGAATCCTATTTTGGAACATTCTTAGTAAAAAGGGTGTTGGATGTTGAATTGTGTTCTTGTTGAATTGTGTTTTAAATATAGCATTGATTACTGTACTCACATACAGAATGAACATGTTCTGTAATCAGCTGTGTTTTAATTGTGTAACCTTAAATGTGTGTTAATTGCAAAGTTCACACAAGTCAGTCATCAACTTAACCTTTCATGTCGATACACAGAATCTATCTATTTTAATGTAAAAAGTTGGTTATGCAAAATGAAAGTCTGAAAGAGTGTTGAAAATGCCAATGTATATCACATCAATCACACATCATGGTCAAAACTTGATTGAGCATGAGTCACTTAGGTACTTCTTCCAAGATTTCTCTCTTCAAAGTATTGTGATTTTTCATGCACAGGAAGGAACAATGTTGCTCCCCGTGTGGAATGAAGCATTCTATTTGACATGGATGTTTAGGCAAGATTGTGCAAAAATTAGTATTCTTCTCTTGCTTTTGAGGCTGTGCCTTACTCTAAAGCAGGGCTCTCTAgccatgttcctggagagctagcctcttgtaggttttcaatccaaccctaatctagcgcactTGATTCCacagattatccattatattAACCAGATACCCcagtgaccgctctaacaattTAAACAAATATCTTCAAAAATGGAAAGCAGTCGGGAGGAGGCAAGACCATTCTAGCAAATGAGAGGGCAGAGACGCgcgtgaacaacaggcacaactccgataaagtgttttttctcaaagttgccagaTGTCACGTGACCTACTTATATCAGTATACTCATAACAACCTAAGCATTACGCAACTTCTATTCAATCAAATAAGCCACACGTAGCAAATAAaccattacattttttgttaaccAAATTCAACACTCTCTCATTGAACTCCGTACAAAAACTCCTTGAGTGAAACAAAGAAACTGCACCTGCTGGAGAAAACATATGTTGGGCCCAGTTATCCCTGTCGccttgcctcttcctctctgctgattctaataattagctggttgataatctGAATCatgttagttacaactggggttagATTGAAAACCTATAGGAGGGCTAGCTCTCCAGGGACAGGATTGAAGTTGCCATGCTTTAGAGTAAGGCACAGCCTCAAAAGCAAGAGCAGAATAGTCATCCTGCTTGGAACACTCCATTCCACATGCGGCAGAACATTGTTCCTTCCCGTGCATGAAAAATCACGAGAACTTATTTGATACAGGACCTCACACCAAGCTGTTTTCTGAATTACAACAGGAATCCTTTGTAACTTAAAACTAGGAAATGATTTCCACACAACCATTTTTACTCATCTAGGATAGCAATTACCCAAAACTTTATGAGACTTCATCTGACATGTAACTTTCATTCAAGTTTACATTGAATTTTATGCATGCGTCTCAAAACATTCCTGTGCATTTTGATCCAAGTGTAGCCTGGTACTGATAGACTTTTTTTCCTATTGTTGTCAAGGCAAGTTCGCTGGTTAAACCAAACCTCTCCGACATATAAAGTATGGTGTGGCTGGTTTTTACAGCTGCTGTGTCCTGTGAGCTTCAGGGCCGTGATTACAGAGTGCAGCAGCCAAGCCCGCTGCAGCGCCATGCCGCACTGTGAAAACCCAACCCAATGAACAGGCTTTCATCTGGGCCACCACATCAAACCAGTCGGTTAGTTAATCATGCACTGGATCCAGACCAGCAGGCTGGGGATGGGGAGCTGGGCTGGAAAAGCTGGGGTTTTGCTTGAAGAATTATTTGGGGACCTTGGCTTCTAATCCAAAATGAGAGGGAAGgttgggattttttttaaataaaaaaatacatatttaggACACATTTAGCTGATAATAAGCCAAGGAGTtccaaaaaaagtatttattcaaTGAATTTGAGTGAGAGGATCACCATTAGCCATGACAGTGACTCACTGCAATTACAAACTACACTCAAAATAATCTGTCACTCCAACAAGATAAATATTATCTGTGTACAGGAGATTTTTACAGTTAAATCAAATGGTGGCATCCCTGGTGTTTTACAATTTCAGCAAACCAGTTTGAGGTTTCACTTGTACTTTTCATGGTTACAATGCGCAAATGTCACATCCCTCACAAAACCGTTCCTTCTCCAATTGCAAGATGACAACAAACATCTTACTAAGCCAAGACCTTTATCAAAGCTACTTTACGGGTAAGTGTGCATAGTTTAATAAACCGGTAAATGGTAGGGTGTCACTAATTTCCACCACTCCAAAAGGAAGGGACATGTTCCCTGGGCGATAAACAGATGCTGGGGCAGATGCAGAGCTCTGAAAATAGATTGCAGGAACAGAAGCCACGCTCCGCTCTGCAGCGCTCACCCCTCATTATAGAACACCAAACTCACGCCAGGCAGCGAGCCAGGTTACACATACTACTACTGGAAGCTGAAACGATCCTTTGTGTCCCTGGATCTCCTAGATCCACTACAGATCCAGCGCACACACCACAAAGTTCCCTCAGGAAAAATAAACCTCTTAAGTCTAAGGCTAGTTTACTAGGTACTGATCGGCATATGAGTATTCATTAAATATAGCCTGCATTACAGTATGTAGTTGAAAGCATCATCAGTTCAACATCTAATTAAACAGGGTTATAGGGTGTAGCTAAAAAAGTAATTATCCACAAATGGGGTAATGAAATTATCcccattcattaaaaaaaaaaaaaaaaaagaactgaACATATATACAGTTCAAATCTGGGTAACCTGCTTCCTGTTCTTTCCAACCAAAGCAAAGAACATCAAATATACTTTAGTCAATGTTTACAAGTGAACTAACAATGTTCCTACCTCCTGCACCCACCATCTCAACTCTAGAAATAGCTTATGTAGACTTTCCGCCACCTAGACTAGCTTGTGGAAGTGTCTTAATATAGAACTATGAGTGAAACTCTAACATTTCAAACCTCCTCCTATGGAACCACCAACTCTAAAGGAAAAGGAAAGATTAACCACAAATATTCCCTCTGAAACCCCCTCCCCCAAAACCCACAGATGTTCCAAGATAGAAGATCATCTCGAACAAGATGTCACTGAGCTCACAGTCCCTTGCTTGTCACATCTGCCATCGCCTACAGACGTATCACTTGTTTATGAAAGTATGTGAAATGAAATCTCAGCTCACCTTCACTCCAGCTGGTCCAACAAAACCATCCTTTCCTACTGGCCCTGTGTCCCCCTGCACAGAAAAACAACATAATTTCAGTTATAAAATGCTGTATAGTAACCCTGGACTTCCCTCTGACCAACAAGCAAACTGATACTGTACTGTTGTCATTGGATGTTTTGTTGGAGAGAATAGGGTTGGGCCAACATGATTAAATCAAATATTGTGATATTTTATATTGGCGTTAAGTGCAAGACTACTCTATTTGAactttacaaataaaaaaactgttCAGTTTTAGGGTGTATCTACAGTATATGTTGAAAATTAACACTAAATGAATCAACTAAGCGTAATTTTTTTCACCATACTGAGGTTATTTAATGAGAATGTGACTTTAATATAAAAAATAAGCACAAAAATTGCAGTCTGGAAGTATCTAGTCATTAACGGTGCAAAATTATTACATCGGATATCACAATATATCGTAGAAGAGGTCTCCTTAGATATCGCCCAACCCTAGTACAGGATAAATAGCACTTCTCATACAGTGATGAAGAAAATGCTGTTGATTACCAGACAGTTCCACACCTTACACAGATATGAACATGAAGGTCAGCATACATAATAGGTGTATACAAGCTTACATGTGGTCCATGCTCCCCTGGTGGTCCCTGAGCTCCTGCTTCACCTGGACTTCCCTGTACATATGAAAATGTCTGAATTAAAGAGTCAACAAAATATAGCACTACATTCAATTGCCATAAAATATTTCTGAAAAAGTTTGTCTCTTACCTTTTCTCCTGGAATTCCTGTGGCCTCCAATTTAAGCTGTCTCTCAGGTCCCTACAATGGAAACAGTCTTTTAAAACCCTTGTCCATTGGCACCACCACCATTACATGGTCTTTGAGACCTGACTACCTCTGAGTATGTAGTGTGTTATTAAGGTAGTCTGAGAATACGTCTATCGTCTACAAGCACTAAATTAAACTGGATATTGGCATTTTGTTTTTATCATTCATGTCTACACTACTTGCACCTGCTTGGTAGTCTGCCTATTACGCTGGGCTGCTCccacagccgtgtgtgtgtgtgtgtctctataatTACACTTCATTAAAGGGTCATGACTCACCGTAGGTCCTGGAGGGCCAGGTCTGCCTTCAAGGCCTGGTGCTCCCGTGTCACCCTGCAGCCAGGATGAATCAGCTCAATCACAAAGACATGACCTGAATTCAAAACTACAGTAACATGGTTTAGGCCTGGGGCCTTTAGATCTAATAGCAagatcaaataaaatgtaatttgtcacatacacatggttagcagatgttaatgcgagtgtagagaaatgcttgtgcttctagttccgaccatgcagtaatatctaacaagtaatctaacctaacatgATGAGCCATACAAAGAGTTATGTGATATGAAAATGATTTGTTACAGTATATTGTGAACCTATCTCATGATGCTTACTTTGGCCCCATTAAGTCCTGCTTCGCCCTTATGCCCTGGTATGCCCGCTTTGCCCTAAGTTGAATAATGAAACCAACATTACAAACACAGTGGCAGTAAGTATAATCAGCAAAATGCAGAAATTGTAGTGACATATATTTCACTCACATTGTTCCCATTCTTCCCGGGTTCTCCTGGTATTCCACGTTCACCTGGCTTCCCCTTCACAAAGAAAATGAGCAACAATTCATCAGAATCACCATACTGTATGATTGATCCTCGTGTTTTGAAATTAGATATATTTAAGATAGATAGCCAGTACTCACAGGCTTACCGTCAGGGCCAGGtggcccctccctccctttctcaccTCGGAAGCCCTACAGGGTTCAAATTGACAAGCTATGAACTAGAGATTTACATAAAGTCATCCATCTGATGGAGTTGGCATTTTGTCTGTACAGCTGTTTGGTCATACATCTCTCAATCAATTTATGGTTGAATTATTTATGATTTAATTATCACCATAGGCCCAGGAAGACCAGGAGACCCAGGTTTCCCCTGAGGGCAGTGACAGCTCTCCACTGCTGCAGGTTGTCTGTCCAGAGGACACTGGGAGCAGAAAACCATTTAATATAACAGGAACAACCCAACAAGTCTACAAATGTAATGTAATAATTACAATGTAATGTAAAGATAGACAACCAACAAGCATACTCACCCTGTCATCCTCCTGTATAGAAATAAACATAGAGAGATAATGATATGAAGATTAAATTATCGTTGGCCCCCCCCGCTTTCAACAGAAACCTTCAGTGACATGTGGAAGTAAATTATGACAGTATCATTACACTCACCACAGAGTATATTTCACACGCTGTCTCATTCTCACTTTGCTCGGGATTGCAGTAAAGCCTCAGTTTTTGTATCTCGATCTAAAGAAGGATTACAAGACGAACATAGTTATGTTACTGTGTCATTATAGTAAAAAAGTTCATCCAAATATAGAAGCTCCTTTAAAATGAAAGCAAACCATTATTTGTACATATATGGTTGTTGCATTTCTTCAAGTTTGCCCAACACCCATTGTTACTCACAGGAACAGTTGCTTCCATCTTGACCTTCTTGGCGACCTGTATCTTTCCTTTGATGTAGATGGGAAATACAGGTTCTAGTAGCTGCTCCTCTATCTGCATGTCGTCCAGGTAACAGATGATACGTCTGGGTTTAACAAGCAGCTTCAACTGGTGCCACTCTGAGTCAAAGAGTCTCTGTAGAAAAAGTAAAACTTGCTGAGTAGGTAACTACCATTTCAAAACATAAAGAGCTGGTTTCCCCAGACACATTTAACATGCGTTTTAGTCCAGCACTAGGATTAATATGTGTCCAGGAAACCAGTCCAAAGGTGTTGGGGGTCGTTATGTCAGTGTGTTTCTATAGACCTTAATTCCTCTGTCATTGAAAATGACACACTGTTCTTTCTTGTTGATACTGGTGGTTGTGCTGGTGAAGGTGACAGACTTGTCCAGTCCATTGAGGGTCACAGCGAACTGTTTCAGCCCGTCCTGAGAGAGCACTCTGATCAGGTCCAACTTCACATGGTTGGTGGGGCTCTTCAGGCGTAGAGTGGCCACAAACACATAGGAGGGAGGCAGACCCTCAGGGAAGATGGCCCTAGAGGATCAATAAAAAGGGGTTATACTTTATGTAGAAGTGTGTTACAGAAATCTCATGTGAGCTGTAAGGAGTTtactgtcagagtgtgtgtgtgtgtgtgtgtgtgtgtgtgtgtgtgtgtgtgtgtgtgtgtgtgtgtgtgtatataaacggTCAGTCCCCCTACCTGGTGCTGTCGGTGAGGTCCAGTCGGGGGCTAAGCAAGTAGGAAGTCTCTGACATCAGCGAGCCCTGGACTTTCTTTGCTTTCATGTCGATCTGCATTCTAGACAGCAGCTCAAATCCCTTTACATTGGCTGTTCCAGGGATCTGCATTGGGCACACagactctgagagagagagacagacagacatagagagcaAGTTAGTTTAGACCACTGTTATTTCATCTTGGAGGTTCATGACACATGCTGCATTATGGAAAAGTCTCAAAATAAGCTATCTAAGCTATCATTAGCCTCAGGATCCCAGACTCACCCTCACACAGCTTCTGCTCCATGGCGTCTCGGATGTTAGCGATGGAGCTGTAGTCCTCAGCGTAGAGAACATATGTAGAGGGGGGCTTGTTGGCCATGGACACCAGCTCGGAGTTGGTGATCTCGTTGCCCACGCCCACAGCGAACAGGATAATATTCTGGGCCTTGGCTTCCACGGCCGCGTCCACCACGTCGTCCTGGCTACGGCCATCCGTCAGCACCACAGCAATGCGGTTCCTGGCAGGCTGCGTGCGGTTGGAGAACGGGAAGACGTGCTGCGTGGCAAATTTGATGGCCCTGCCCGTCTGGGTGTTGCCCCCCAGGTAGCCGATGGTGTTTATGGCGCCGACCAGTTCCTGGCTGCTCAGGTGTTTTCCCAGCGGAATCTCCAGACGGGGCGTATCGCTGTACTGGACCACGCCCACCTGGGTGTGACGAGAGCTCACGTCAAAGCCTCTGGTGATATTGACCAGCCATCGTTTGGCCAAGTCAAAGTCTGGAGTGCCCACACTGGAGGAACCGTCGATTATGTAAACCAGGTCGTTTGATGCTGTGCTACAGCCTGGAATCAAGGAAAGAAGAAATATTACCCACCACGTGATTCACCTCGCTGGCTACCGACATCAAAACCAGTCTTTATAAATCTGCATTAATATGACAATATTGACATTATAGGCCTGTGTACAGTAGTAATATTAGTCAGAAATTGCAGGCAATGTTGATAATTATCATTAATTGCAAtacataaaaatgtataaaatgtatttacCCGCTTGAACGTCAACATCTTCCACTAAATTATCTCCCCTCAGATGTGGAAGGAACATCCATGTTAATACTGATCCTAATATCCATTTCTTCATTGTTGATCAACAGTACTGCAAAGTCCTTCTTGAATTAAAATGAAGATGGAGGATACAAACTAAATGGCAAAATGCATATTTTAGTAAATATGTAATAAGCTAGCAAAACATGATTAAGACAATAATAGCAAAACCTGTCAAATTACTTTCAAAGTTCTATGCGATAAATAAATGTTGTGTACCCAATGTACCCAAAACGGCACATTGAATGTACATGTTTTACAGGAATATCGATTTGACTTTTGCCCATTACTTCATTACATTTTTAGGAGAAACTTTAACAATTGTTAAGACAGTTCTCTTACCTTCACTCTTTACTCATCAGCTGCCAATATACCACTCATCAATGTAAATGCAAACAGTCCTGCAGTAACACAGGCGTCTAGATTTACTGAAACAGGCTACTTACTCCCTGCTGTACAAGATGGCAGGCTGTAACATAGCTAGCAGACATGAATAGATGTTCCTGGAAGCCTTTTTATACCAAACCAAACTGTGACGTGGACCTGAGACTTCCCAATGAGGACCTAGTGGCTTTGGGTTGGGATGTGGATTATAGGGGAGTGGTTACACCCAGCCTCTGAAGCATGCTTGTCTGCAGCCACCTGCGAGAGGTACTGTAGCGTCAAATCTGTTGCTGAAATCAAATGCTGCTTTACAGGTCAAACATACTTGCTTGTTTATCTGGTTCCATTTTGTGGAACAGACGGTCAAAAGCCCTTGCTGCTGAATCCAAAGCTCCCATTTTACATTGTGGtagtttagcagacgctcttatacagagcgacttacagtagtgagtgcatacattttcgtactGCAGTTAGTAGATCATACATAACTTCAAATTATGATTCATATAACATTACAACAATACCTTAGCATTAGCAACCCGCTTCTACCCTCACAACCTGCTGCTGGTATACCCAACTGGGCCATCATTGAGGTGTGAATCCCATCTGTAAAATATTTGTTTTAGTTCAAAAGTCTATATAAAGTCTATCCACTCTATCCACtatccaaatcaaattttattggtcacatacagtacAGGTGAATAGcggatgttattgtgggtgtagcgaaatgcttgtgcttctagctcagACAGTGCAGTAATTTCTAACAAGTAATATGTAACaaattactgtcacgttcctgacctgttttatgttatttttgtatgtgtttagttggtcagggcgtgagttggggtgggcattctatgttttgtgtttctatgtttaggtcacttgtaattagccttatatggttctcaatcagggacaggtgtttgacgttttcctctgattgagaaccatatataggttggctgttcacactgtttgtttgtgggtgattgtcttccgagTCTGTGTACCACACGgggctgtttcggtttgttcgttcatgtatgtagtctgttcctgttcgtgcgttcttcgtctattctaagttctcaagtcaggtctgtctacatcgtttattttgtttcttcaagtgtttttcgtgttttcgtctttgtctgtaaATAAATCTATATGGATTCCAcatacgctgcgttttggtcaaatccctactcctcctcttcgtctgaagaggaggaggacacccgttacaattacacaacatatacacaatacacacaaatctaagtaggaatgaattaagactatatacagtcgtggccaaaagttttgagaatgacacaaatattaacttccacaaagtttgctgcttcagtgtctttataaatttttgtcagatgttacgatggaatactgaagtataattacaagcatttcataagtgtcaaaggcttttgttgacaattacatgaagttgatgcaaagagtcaatatttgcagtgttgacacttctttttcaagacctctgcaatctgccatggcatgctgtcaattaacttctggctcacatcctgactgatggcagcccattcttgcataatcaatgcttggagtttgccagaatttgtgggtttttgtttgtccacccgcctcttgaggattgaccacaagttctcaatgggattaaggtctggggagtttcctggccatggacccaaaatatatgttttgttccccgagccacttagttatcacttttaccttaatggcaaggtgctccatcatgctagaaaaggcattgttcgtcaccaaactgttcctggatggttgggaaaaGTTGCTCTCGgtagatgtgttggtaccattctttattcatgactgtgttcttaggcaaaattgtgagtgagccgactcccttggctgagaagcaaacccacacatgaatggtctcaggatgctttactgttggcatgacacaggactgatggtagcgctcaccttgtcttctccagacaagcttttttctggatgccccaaacaattggataggggattcatcagagaaaatgactttaccccagtagtcagcagtccaatccctgtaccttttgcagaatatcagtctgtccctgatgttt
This window harbors:
- the si:ch211-106n13.3 gene encoding vWFA and Collagen domain-containing protein; the encoded protein is MKKWILGSVLTWMFLPHLRGDNLVEDVDVQAGCSTASNDLVYIIDGSSSVGTPDFDLAKRWLVNITRGFDVSSRHTQVGVVQYSDTPRLEIPLGKHLSSQELVGAINTIGYLGGNTQTGRAIKFATQHVFPFSNRTQPARNRIAVVLTDGRSQDDVVDAAVEAKAQNIILFAVGVGNEITNSELVSMANKPPSTYVLYAEDYSSIANIRDAMEQKLCEESVCPMQIPGTANVKGFELLSRMQIDMKAKKVQGSLMSETSYLLSPRLDLTDSTRAIFPEGLPPSYVFVATLRLKSPTNHVKLDLIRVLSQDGLKQFAVTLNGLDKSVTFTSTTTSINKKEQCVIFNDRGIKRLFDSEWHQLKLLVKPRRIICYLDDMQIEEQLLEPVFPIYIKGKIQVAKKVKMEATVPIEIQKLRLYCNPEQSENETACEIYSVEDDRCPLDRQPAAVESCHCPQGKPGSPGLPGPMGFRGEKGREGPPGPDGKPGKPGERGIPGEPGKNGNNGKAGIPGHKGEAGLNGAKGDTGAPGLEGRPGPPGPTGPERQLKLEATGIPGEKGSPGEAGAQGPPGEHGPHGDTGPVGKDGFVGPAGVKGEKGDFGVHGGGGQIGVPGIRGLPGQMGPAGPRGERGPPGQEGLVGPKGPQGLQGPIGPPGTYGIEGSKGAKGARGSEGHPGTPGLNGVEGEQGIQGLPGDRGLPGFKGHKGETGEPGPKGSQGERGNNGVPGNTGANGEAGLKGSKGEKGLSGDTGARGPEGKKGDVGLMGAAGPRGSPGQDGLPGQPGELGYPGKPGKPPTDDHLMMLCANVLRNQLPQLLAMLASKSQCGQCETVKGPPGEPGPAGPKGPSGTPGYPGTPGLQGYPGQPGRMGPHGHKGDIGPMGLKGSKGDGDTGLTGPPGPAGLQGPRGSDGHGVSGPPGEPGKSGIPGSPGKRGPPGVNGVCDPTSCYQAILREERYSKGPNF